The Coraliomargarita parva genome contains a region encoding:
- a CDS encoding phospho-sugar mutase — MSLIEQIEAAGAEGSLLDSTVANLKIWAGADFLPDWVGASITELVEKGEWDELNDRFYQNLAFGTGGMRGRTIGRVSASTEIGTPSEQGTPAHPAVGTNVLNDFNIVRATIGLFRYVDAYLKASGRYDLPRFVIAHDVRHFSRHFCELAASTWTQLGGQAIIFEGPRSTPQLSFTVRQYKATCGAVITASHNPPHDNGFKVYFEDGAQVVSPHAETIVANVGEVTLEEVPPFLEKDLSKVIVLGEEADAPYFELLEEMVLDKEVMEKQKAKVVFTPIHGTGAISSIPALKNLGIDVIEVPEQMVQDPRFPTVKSPNPENAEALSMAIAKANETEADVVIATDPDADRMGVAVRNPEGEMILLTGNQIGTLLAEYRIATLKDAEILPEEGSESACLIKTFVTSPMQEAVAEWHGLKTINTLTGFKWIGEKLADYEAEMKAKLMEEEGIAVDYDACDVWTRADLLLDYSTFFVFGGEESYGYLATDKVRDKDANAAVVMFCELAAYLKAQEMTFTEMLDSLYLQHGYYEEKNINIYYEGAAGSQKIKNILTSYRNDPPKAFGEVEVTGFTDFGKDEIIDADGKKIPPQDFYFLELSNGYSFAVRGSGTEPKIKFYVFGRSDVLDPDDLLKVKAEAAGVMKDMLEAIEADARQRAEG; from the coding sequence ATGAGCCTTATCGAACAAATTGAAGCCGCGGGAGCAGAGGGTTCCCTTCTTGATAGCACAGTCGCCAACCTGAAGATCTGGGCGGGCGCTGATTTTCTACCGGATTGGGTGGGTGCCAGCATCACCGAACTGGTGGAAAAGGGGGAGTGGGACGAATTGAACGACCGCTTCTACCAGAACCTGGCCTTCGGCACCGGCGGCATGCGTGGCCGCACCATCGGGCGCGTCTCCGCCTCGACCGAGATCGGGACACCTTCGGAGCAGGGCACGCCTGCGCATCCGGCGGTTGGAACCAATGTGTTGAATGACTTCAACATCGTGCGCGCGACTATCGGGCTCTTCCGCTATGTGGATGCTTACCTGAAGGCGAGTGGCCGCTACGACCTGCCGCGTTTTGTGATCGCCCACGATGTGCGTCATTTTTCCCGCCACTTCTGCGAGCTGGCGGCGTCGACCTGGACGCAGCTCGGCGGTCAGGCGATCATCTTCGAAGGTCCCCGCTCGACTCCGCAACTCAGCTTTACCGTTCGTCAATACAAGGCCACCTGTGGTGCGGTGATCACCGCGAGCCACAACCCGCCGCATGACAACGGCTTCAAGGTGTATTTTGAGGACGGGGCGCAAGTGGTCTCCCCGCATGCCGAAACCATCGTTGCGAATGTTGGTGAAGTGACGCTGGAGGAAGTGCCGCCGTTCCTGGAGAAGGACCTGAGCAAGGTCATCGTTCTGGGCGAGGAAGCCGACGCGCCTTACTTCGAACTGCTCGAGGAGATGGTGCTGGATAAGGAAGTGATGGAAAAACAGAAGGCCAAGGTGGTCTTCACCCCGATCCACGGGACCGGAGCCATCAGTTCGATCCCGGCCCTGAAGAATCTGGGAATCGATGTGATCGAAGTGCCGGAACAGATGGTGCAGGACCCGCGCTTTCCGACAGTGAAGTCGCCCAACCCGGAAAATGCCGAAGCGCTGTCGATGGCGATTGCCAAGGCCAACGAGACCGAAGCCGACGTGGTGATCGCGACGGATCCGGATGCCGACCGCATGGGTGTGGCCGTGCGCAACCCCGAAGGGGAGATGATCTTGTTGACTGGTAACCAGATCGGTACGCTCTTGGCGGAATACCGGATCGCGACTTTGAAGGATGCCGAAATCCTCCCGGAAGAAGGCAGCGAGAGCGCGTGCCTGATCAAGACTTTCGTGACCAGCCCGATGCAGGAAGCCGTGGCCGAATGGCATGGCTTGAAGACGATCAACACGCTGACCGGTTTCAAATGGATCGGTGAGAAATTGGCCGACTATGAGGCCGAAATGAAGGCCAAGCTCATGGAGGAAGAAGGGATCGCGGTCGACTACGACGCCTGTGACGTCTGGACCCGCGCCGACCTGCTGCTCGATTATTCGACCTTCTTCGTCTTTGGCGGTGAAGAGAGCTACGGATATCTCGCGACCGACAAGGTGCGCGACAAGGATGCCAATGCGGCGGTGGTGATGTTCTGCGAGTTGGCCGCCTACTTGAAGGCGCAGGAGATGACCTTCACCGAGATGCTGGATTCGCTGTACCTGCAGCACGGTTACTACGAGGAGAAGAACATCAATATCTACTACGAAGGCGCCGCCGGCAGCCAGAAGATCAAGAACATCCTGACCTCCTACCGGAATGATCCGCCCAAGGCCTTCGGTGAGGTCGAAGTCACCGGGTTCACGGATTTCGGCAAGGACGAGATCATCGACGCCGACGGCAAGAAGATCCCGCCGCAGGATTTCTACTTCCTCGAACTGAGCAACGGCTACAGCTTCGCGGTTCGTGGCTCCGGTACTGAGCCCAAGATCAAGTTCTACGTCTTCGGCCGTAGCGATGTCCTCGATCCGGACGACCTGCTCAAGGTCAAGGCCGAAGCGGCCGGTGTGATGAAGGACATGCTCGAAGCCATCGAAGCCGACGCCCGTCAGCGCGCGGAAGGCTAA
- a CDS encoding sulfatase, which translates to MSAPLALLMHTFRHRLKSALLLLGCIQFLSAGKPNVLFIAVDDLKPDISAYGAIIPTPGIDRLAEGGTTFLNAHCQQAVCAPSRASILTGRRPDVTRVWDLKTQIRDITPDILTLPQYFKQQGYHTLGVGKIFDQRSVDDGADSVSWSQPFTENWMLDYNESTGKPTAHYHNVRSRAIGAEADAAGVEGWGARNEFLHERRGWPVAECIDVPDDAYSDGAIRKYAVQELSKLAGKEQPFFLAVGFQKPHLPFVAPKKYWELIRPVHTKRASFKEHAKGSPDYAWTDFPELRSYNGIPDSGPLKPLLQQTLIHGYYACVAYIDAQIGALLDELEAQGLAGNTIVVLWGDNGWHLGDHGQWTKHTNYEQATRVPFIVKMPGQSTRSTTMPAELTDLFPTLCELAALPLPEDLDGVSLAPTVLDGQEDLRDFAVSQYPRGERMGYALRNERYRFVAWYQTGPDRAANGDEAIDAIELYDYQEDPLETENLAELAGYAETVSQLRQQLSDFLATESAKRQ; encoded by the coding sequence TTGTCCGCCCCACTCGCCCTCTTGATGCACACTTTCCGCCATCGCCTCAAATCAGCCCTGTTACTACTGGGCTGCATCCAGTTTCTAAGCGCGGGAAAACCCAACGTGCTGTTTATCGCGGTGGACGACCTCAAACCGGACATCTCGGCTTATGGCGCGATCATTCCCACCCCGGGGATCGACCGCCTCGCCGAAGGCGGCACCACCTTTCTCAACGCCCATTGCCAGCAAGCCGTCTGCGCCCCGTCCCGGGCCAGCATCCTGACCGGGCGACGACCGGATGTCACCCGGGTCTGGGACCTGAAAACGCAGATACGCGACATCACCCCGGACATCCTCACACTCCCCCAGTATTTCAAGCAGCAAGGCTATCACACGCTTGGTGTCGGCAAGATTTTCGACCAGCGAAGCGTTGACGACGGGGCCGACTCGGTTTCCTGGAGCCAGCCCTTCACCGAGAACTGGATGCTTGATTACAACGAAAGCACCGGCAAGCCGACAGCGCATTACCACAATGTCCGTTCCCGCGCGATCGGCGCCGAAGCGGACGCGGCAGGCGTGGAAGGCTGGGGCGCACGTAATGAATTCCTGCATGAAAGGCGCGGCTGGCCGGTTGCCGAATGCATTGATGTGCCGGACGACGCCTACAGCGATGGAGCCATCCGCAAATACGCAGTACAGGAGCTCTCCAAGCTGGCCGGCAAGGAACAGCCCTTCTTTTTGGCAGTCGGCTTCCAGAAACCGCACCTTCCTTTCGTCGCACCCAAAAAATATTGGGAACTGATCCGCCCCGTCCACACCAAGCGGGCCAGCTTCAAGGAACATGCCAAGGGAAGTCCCGACTACGCATGGACCGATTTCCCAGAGCTACGTTCCTATAACGGCATTCCTGACAGCGGACCACTCAAACCACTGCTGCAACAGACCCTCATTCATGGCTACTATGCCTGCGTCGCCTACATCGACGCACAAATCGGCGCACTGCTGGACGAACTGGAAGCGCAAGGCCTGGCCGGAAATACCATCGTTGTGCTATGGGGGGACAACGGCTGGCACTTGGGTGACCACGGGCAGTGGACCAAGCATACGAACTACGAACAGGCCACCCGTGTGCCTTTCATCGTCAAGATGCCCGGTCAAAGTACCCGCTCCACGACGATGCCGGCGGAACTGACCGACCTGTTTCCCACGCTCTGCGAACTGGCGGCACTCCCACTGCCGGAGGATCTCGACGGCGTGAGCCTGGCCCCCACGGTGCTCGACGGACAGGAGGACCTGCGCGACTTTGCCGTCAGCCAGTATCCCAGAGGCGAACGTATGGGCTACGCACTTCGCAACGAGCGCTATCGTTTCGTCGCTTGGTACCAGACCGGTCCGGACCGTGCCGCCAACGGAGACGAAGCGATCGACGCGATTGAGCTCTACGACTATCAAGAAGACCCGCTGGAAACAGAAAACCTGGCTGAACTTGCCGGCTATGCGGAAACGGTAAGCCAGCTACGGCAACAGCTGTCCGATTTCCTCGCAACAGAGTCTGCGAAACGGCAATAA
- a CDS encoding nitroreductase family protein, which yields MDTFTAIRERRSVKHYDPEHKMTDAEIRQLLEAALLSPTSFNMQNWRFLVVTDPEERAALRAASWDQAQVTDASITLILCAKLKAHEEGERYWTNAPQAAQQMVVPMLKGYYDGRADLQRDEALRSIGIASQTIMLGAKAMGYDSCPMVGFDFNKVAEIIKLPEDYMIGMMITVGKALKPANPRGGQLPYEEVVLKDTF from the coding sequence ATGGATACCTTCACTGCCATTCGCGAGCGACGCTCGGTCAAGCATTACGACCCGGAACACAAGATGACGGATGCCGAAATCCGCCAGCTTCTAGAAGCGGCCCTGCTCTCGCCCACGTCTTTCAATATGCAGAACTGGCGCTTTCTCGTGGTCACCGACCCCGAGGAGCGTGCCGCCCTCCGCGCCGCGTCCTGGGATCAGGCACAGGTCACAGATGCCTCGATTACGCTCATTCTTTGCGCCAAACTGAAGGCCCACGAGGAAGGTGAACGCTATTGGACCAATGCCCCGCAGGCCGCCCAACAAATGGTCGTGCCGATGCTCAAAGGTTACTACGACGGGCGGGCCGACCTGCAGCGCGATGAAGCGCTGCGCTCGATCGGGATTGCCTCCCAGACGATTATGCTCGGGGCCAAGGCCATGGGCTATGACAGCTGCCCCATGGTCGGATTCGATTTCAACAAGGTGGCCGAAATCATCAAGCTGCCGGAAGACTACATGATCGGCATGATGATCACCGTCGGCAAGGCACTCAAGCCGGCCAATCCACGCGGCGGCCAGCTGCCCTACGAGGAAGTGGTGCTGAAGGATACGTTTTAA
- a CDS encoding UTP--glucose-1-phosphate uridylyltransferase — MDTEQWIPNEGQQALMDELRANGQEHLFADWDEPGVNDSAKCAFVESLEHANASYPGGLSAYIENARKLLAEAKQGDNPFEGFVPEQPDKVDLTQFDAEYDRYESIGAAHFDKTAFVMVAGGLGERLGYSGIKIDIPVEVTETTAYIAHYAANLLAMEARMADPRPVPLIIMVSEDTEAKTRTSLESNNYYGLKKEQVYILKQELVPAISDNDGRLALKEKYELILKPHGHGDIHMLLYTSGVAAKMAEQGIEHFAFIQDTNGQAFNALPAAIGASVDKDFDFNSMAVNRVPGEAVGGLAKLVKGDKELTLNVEYNQLDPLLRATVSPEGDVPNEQGFSMFPGNINILVIKVASYVEILNRSKGIIAEFVNPKYADESKTTFKKPTRLETMMQDLPKLFGPDEKVGVTIFDRKWSFSANKNNIKDAAAKAAAGSPPESGATAEADFYLGGRMRLQAAGVEVNVSDEKAILGIPVITGPRVLLRPSFALTLEEVRSKIQGGRIAGDATLVLEGKDITLQDVDVAEGAALVIKACEGAKVTVCNRKVANDGFQIVELTDVELADEATPEYLRIRGYRIEDRGAEVHCFTEPGEYTVE; from the coding sequence ATGGATACCGAACAATGGATCCCGAACGAGGGCCAGCAGGCGCTCATGGATGAACTTCGTGCCAACGGCCAGGAACACCTCTTTGCCGACTGGGATGAGCCCGGTGTGAACGACTCGGCCAAGTGTGCCTTTGTCGAATCGCTTGAGCATGCCAATGCTTCCTATCCCGGAGGCCTCAGCGCTTACATCGAGAACGCGCGCAAGCTCTTGGCCGAGGCCAAGCAAGGCGATAATCCCTTCGAGGGCTTCGTCCCCGAGCAACCGGACAAAGTCGACCTCACGCAGTTCGATGCCGAATACGACCGCTACGAGTCGATCGGTGCGGCGCATTTCGACAAGACCGCCTTTGTCATGGTCGCCGGTGGTCTTGGTGAGCGGCTGGGCTACTCCGGCATTAAGATCGATATTCCGGTCGAGGTGACCGAGACCACGGCCTACATCGCGCACTACGCCGCCAACCTTCTGGCGATGGAAGCCCGCATGGCCGATCCGCGTCCGGTGCCGCTTATCATTATGGTTTCCGAAGACACGGAAGCCAAGACCCGGACCTCGCTCGAGTCGAACAACTACTACGGCCTTAAGAAGGAGCAGGTCTACATCCTCAAGCAGGAGCTGGTGCCCGCGATTTCCGATAACGATGGCCGCCTCGCCCTGAAGGAGAAATACGAGCTCATCCTCAAGCCGCATGGCCACGGGGACATACACATGCTGCTCTACACTAGCGGTGTGGCCGCCAAGATGGCGGAGCAGGGCATCGAGCATTTCGCCTTTATTCAGGACACCAACGGGCAAGCCTTTAACGCGCTGCCTGCAGCGATCGGTGCTTCCGTCGACAAGGACTTCGATTTCAACTCGATGGCCGTCAACCGCGTCCCCGGTGAAGCAGTCGGAGGACTCGCCAAGCTGGTCAAGGGCGATAAGGAACTCACGCTGAACGTCGAATATAACCAGTTGGATCCGTTGCTCCGTGCCACCGTCAGTCCGGAAGGGGATGTGCCGAACGAACAGGGCTTCTCCATGTTTCCCGGCAACATTAATATTCTCGTGATCAAGGTGGCTTCCTATGTCGAGATCCTGAATCGTTCGAAGGGAATCATCGCCGAATTCGTCAACCCGAAGTATGCCGACGAAAGCAAGACGACCTTCAAGAAGCCGACCCGCCTCGAGACCATGATGCAGGACCTGCCGAAGCTTTTCGGGCCCGACGAAAAGGTGGGTGTTACTATCTTCGACCGGAAGTGGAGCTTTTCCGCGAACAAGAACAACATCAAGGACGCCGCTGCCAAGGCCGCTGCCGGCAGCCCACCGGAATCCGGTGCCACCGCCGAGGCTGACTTCTATCTGGGCGGTCGCATGCGCCTGCAGGCCGCCGGTGTGGAGGTCAATGTATCTGATGAAAAGGCGATCCTTGGCATCCCCGTGATTACCGGCCCGCGTGTGCTCCTTCGTCCTTCCTTCGCTTTGACCTTAGAGGAAGTCCGCTCGAAGATCCAGGGCGGCCGTATCGCCGGCGACGCCACGCTGGTGCTCGAAGGCAAAGACATCACATTGCAGGATGTCGATGTGGCCGAGGGTGCTGCACTCGTGATCAAAGCCTGTGAGGGTGCCAAGGTGACTGTTTGCAATCGCAAGGTGGCAAACGACGGCTTCCAAATCGTCGAACTGACGGACGTGGAACTCGCCGACGAAGCCACTCCGGAATACTTGCGCATCCGCGGCTACCGCATCGAAGACCGCGGTGCCGAGGTCCACTGCTTTACCGAACCCGGCGAGTATACGGTCGAATAG
- a CDS encoding FecCD family ABC transporter permease, which produces MQSPAQSSSRRTTVLFLGIVAAIAVLVFFSIGIGSVPLPLSQVLDCLLNRPEADPVIRQIIVQFRLPNILTAVLAGGALATAGLMMQTVFRNPLADPFVLGVNSGASLGVAIVLLALAPSGISLTDGLGTSGQMLIVLASSGGAAATLFVVLFLSRRVDIMSVLIIGLMISYTVGALVSILMFFSMAERLQAFLNWSFGDYGNVSWSQMQIFAPVILAGLGLCAILVKPLDALLLGEHYAASVGTRTKEARFAILLGASILAGSVTGFCGPIGFLGIAAPHLSRYLFRTSSHRVLIPASILIGALLSLASDFIANGPGLDTVLPLNAITALVGAPVIIAALMRQRNLKRLFG; this is translated from the coding sequence TTGCAATCACCCGCACAGTCCAGCTCAAGACGCACCACCGTTCTCTTTCTTGGAATTGTGGCGGCCATTGCCGTGCTGGTGTTTTTCAGCATCGGGATTGGCAGTGTGCCCCTGCCCTTGTCCCAAGTGCTGGACTGCCTGTTGAACCGCCCGGAAGCGGATCCCGTCATTCGCCAGATCATCGTGCAGTTTCGCCTGCCGAACATTCTCACCGCGGTTCTGGCCGGTGGCGCACTGGCGACTGCCGGCCTGATGATGCAAACCGTCTTCCGGAACCCGCTGGCGGACCCCTTTGTGCTCGGAGTCAATTCGGGAGCCAGTCTGGGCGTGGCCATCGTGCTGCTCGCCCTGGCCCCCTCCGGAATCAGCCTGACCGACGGTCTCGGCACATCGGGACAAATGCTGATCGTGCTGGCATCCAGCGGCGGCGCAGCCGCGACCCTCTTTGTCGTCCTCTTCCTTTCTCGCCGGGTCGACATCATGTCGGTCTTGATCATCGGCCTGATGATCAGCTATACGGTCGGGGCTCTGGTCAGCATTCTGATGTTCTTCAGCATGGCCGAGCGCTTGCAGGCCTTCCTAAACTGGTCCTTCGGTGACTACGGCAACGTCAGTTGGTCGCAGATGCAGATATTTGCGCCCGTCATCCTCGCAGGCCTCGGGCTCTGCGCGATTCTGGTCAAACCACTGGACGCCCTCCTACTCGGAGAGCACTATGCCGCCAGCGTCGGCACGCGCACCAAGGAAGCCCGTTTTGCCATACTACTCGGCGCCTCGATTCTGGCTGGATCCGTCACCGGATTCTGCGGGCCGATCGGCTTTCTCGGGATTGCGGCACCGCACCTCAGCCGCTACCTCTTCCGCACCAGCAGCCACCGCGTGCTCATTCCCGCCTCGATCCTGATCGGGGCCCTCCTCTCCCTCGCTTCCGACTTTATCGCCAACGGCCCCGGACTGGACACGGTCTTGCCTCTCAATGCCATCACCGCACTGGTCGGGGCGCCGGTCATCATCGCGGCACTGATGCGACAACGTAACCTGAAACGACTTTTCGGCTAG
- a CDS encoding STAS/SEC14 domain-containing protein, translated as MKTIRHGLSIGIHRVGDQFFLTLKATGKLTHRDYEVITPVIDSALQGVSAPRINALIDGTELEGWELRAAWDDFRLGLKHGKQFEKIAIFGNKNWQQLAAKVGSWFISGEVKYFEDELSALDWLHA; from the coding sequence ATGAAAACCATACGCCACGGACTCTCCATCGGCATCCACCGAGTCGGAGATCAATTCTTTCTCACCCTAAAAGCCACAGGCAAGCTCACCCACCGGGACTACGAAGTCATCACCCCAGTCATCGACTCCGCGCTGCAGGGCGTCAGCGCGCCCAGGATCAACGCGCTGATCGACGGCACCGAGCTGGAAGGCTGGGAACTGCGAGCCGCTTGGGACGACTTCCGGCTGGGCCTCAAACACGGCAAGCAGTTCGAGAAAATCGCCATCTTTGGAAACAAGAACTGGCAGCAGCTAGCGGCTAAAGTCGGCTCTTGGTTCATCTCCGGAGAAGTCAAATACTTCGAAGACGAGTTAAGCGCCCTCGACTGGCTCCACGCCTGA
- the uxuA gene encoding mannonate dehydratase has translation MKMTMRWFGGDDPVKLERIRQVFGVSGIVSALHDMPVGSVWPLEALMELKDQINAEGLQFEVVESIPVHEDIKLGLDTRDQYIANYCESIENLGRAGIRTLCYNFMPVFDWTRTNLSHPYADGSHALSFNYEELQKLSNSSDLVDALPGWAEVYTPARFKYLMESFQGIGQDAMWENLEYFLKKVIPVAEASGVKMCIHPDDPPWSILGLPRIIVDEDALIRLVNIIDSPSNGVTLCTGSLGASLCNDLPQMVRKLHKRIHFVHMRNVAVVGPKSFHEAPHLSAMGSVDMFAVMRALVKCGYSGPIRPDHGRMIWGEIGRPGYGLFDRALGAAYLQGLYEAAHKTVSYS, from the coding sequence ATGAAAATGACCATGCGTTGGTTCGGCGGGGATGACCCGGTAAAACTGGAACGAATTCGCCAGGTATTCGGTGTCTCCGGTATTGTGAGTGCGCTCCATGATATGCCGGTGGGATCCGTCTGGCCCCTCGAAGCCCTGATGGAACTGAAGGACCAGATCAATGCCGAAGGCCTCCAGTTTGAAGTTGTGGAAAGTATTCCGGTACACGAAGACATCAAACTGGGCCTCGATACCCGCGACCAGTACATCGCAAATTACTGCGAGAGTATTGAAAACCTGGGCCGGGCCGGCATCCGCACACTGTGCTACAATTTCATGCCGGTGTTCGACTGGACCCGCACCAACTTGAGCCACCCCTATGCGGACGGCTCACATGCGCTCAGCTTCAATTACGAAGAGCTGCAGAAGCTATCCAATTCCAGTGACCTTGTGGATGCCCTGCCCGGCTGGGCCGAGGTCTACACACCCGCACGCTTCAAATATCTGATGGAATCCTTCCAGGGCATCGGGCAGGACGCCATGTGGGAAAATCTCGAATATTTCCTCAAGAAAGTCATTCCGGTCGCCGAAGCTTCCGGCGTGAAGATGTGCATCCACCCGGATGATCCGCCCTGGTCCATCCTCGGGCTGCCGCGCATCATTGTCGACGAGGATGCCCTCATCCGCCTGGTCAACATCATCGACAGCCCCAGCAATGGCGTCACACTCTGCACCGGTTCGCTCGGCGCATCGCTCTGCAACGACCTCCCGCAAATGGTGCGCAAGCTCCACAAGCGGATTCATTTCGTGCACATGCGCAATGTCGCAGTGGTCGGACCAAAGAGCTTCCACGAAGCGCCCCACCTCTCCGCCATGGGTAGTGTGGACATGTTTGCGGTCATGCGGGCCTTGGTAAAATGCGGCTACTCCGGCCCGATCCGGCCCGACCATGGACGTATGATCTGGGGTGAAATCGGCCGTCCCGGCTATGGTCTCTTCGACCGTGCGCTCGGCGCCGCCTACTTGCAGGGCCTCTACGAAGCGGCCCACAAGACCGTCAGCTACAGCTAG
- a CDS encoding ExeA family protein, protein MYQDYFGFSEMPFHVTPNPRFLYLSPTHEEALQHLRYGIEDKKGFIVLTGEVGCGKTTLCRKLMEELDADKNVDTALLLNPRVSETQLLRGIMKELGEETKSRSKNDLLDTMNDILLDRIDKGREIVVIIDESQNLSFEVMEMLRMLSNLETYDQKLLQIILMGQPELTAKLKEDRLRQFRQRVLVHYDLQPLNVHEVQLYILHRLSLAGSNGQPRFTARALKKIARASLGIPRMINNICDKSLLSTFIRNGNDVNWWDVRRALKDINRLHR, encoded by the coding sequence ATGTATCAGGACTATTTTGGATTTTCGGAAATGCCCTTCCACGTGACGCCCAACCCGCGTTTCCTATATCTCAGCCCGACCCACGAGGAAGCGCTCCAACATCTGCGCTACGGGATCGAGGACAAGAAGGGCTTTATCGTCCTCACCGGCGAGGTGGGCTGCGGCAAGACCACCCTCTGCCGCAAGCTCATGGAGGAGCTGGATGCCGATAAAAATGTGGACACCGCGCTCCTGCTGAATCCCCGGGTCTCGGAAACCCAGCTGTTGCGGGGCATCATGAAGGAACTGGGAGAGGAAACCAAATCCCGGTCCAAGAATGACCTCCTCGACACGATGAATGACATCCTGCTCGACCGGATCGATAAAGGCCGGGAAATCGTCGTCATCATCGACGAGTCCCAGAACCTGTCCTTCGAGGTCATGGAAATGCTCCGCATGCTCTCGAACCTGGAGACTTACGACCAGAAGCTCCTCCAGATCATCCTCATGGGCCAACCCGAACTGACAGCCAAACTCAAGGAGGATCGCCTTCGGCAGTTCCGCCAACGCGTGCTGGTGCACTACGATCTCCAGCCCCTAAATGTCCATGAGGTCCAGCTCTACATCCTGCACCGGCTCTCCCTCGCCGGCAGCAACGGCCAACCCCGGTTCACCGCGCGCGCGCTCAAAAAGATCGCCCGGGCCAGCCTCGGGATTCCCCGCATGATTAATAATATTTGCGACAAGTCCCTGCTCTCCACCTTCATCCGCAACGGCAATGACGTGAACTGGTGGGACGTGCGCCGCGCCCTCAAGGACATCAACCGGCTCCACCGCTGA
- a CDS encoding FtsB family cell division protein: MSKSSSQKKERVILAMLFAVLMVLIFFFGGLIVQTYREYKHFKARETRIETKLTQARKEFEQKEAYLAQMLEDPEFLERVVRERLGYARPDELLFRFNDE; the protein is encoded by the coding sequence ATGTCAAAATCCAGCTCACAAAAAAAGGAACGCGTCATTCTGGCGATGCTCTTCGCTGTGTTGATGGTTCTGATATTCTTTTTCGGAGGGCTCATCGTGCAGACATACCGTGAGTACAAGCACTTCAAGGCGCGGGAAACTAGGATCGAGACGAAACTCACACAAGCTCGAAAAGAATTCGAGCAAAAGGAAGCCTATCTTGCGCAAATGCTGGAAGATCCCGAATTTCTCGAGCGGGTGGTGCGCGAACGGCTTGGTTATGCGCGTCCGGACGAGCTGCTCTTCCGTTTCAACGATGAATAA
- a CDS encoding ThuA domain-containing protein — protein sequence MKEALIVYGGWPGHAPQEFAERLALELAGNGVEATLSASLEVLEDREGLDKYDLIVPNWSMGELSSTATKSLVEAVHAGTGLGGMHGGMGDAFRGNLEYEWMVGGHFLAHPHVGLFEVDVCQPAHPAVAALPERFTYDSEQYYMMVDPAVDVLATTEYRTAGGPVTMPVVWTRNWGQGRVFYSALGHTLAEFDAHPYVLQMTVAGLLWAMR from the coding sequence ATGAAAGAAGCCCTTATTGTCTATGGAGGCTGGCCGGGGCATGCTCCGCAGGAGTTTGCCGAACGCCTGGCGCTGGAACTGGCCGGAAATGGGGTGGAAGCCACGCTGTCCGCCTCTTTGGAAGTGCTGGAGGATCGGGAAGGTTTGGATAAGTATGACTTGATCGTGCCCAACTGGTCGATGGGCGAACTGTCCTCGACGGCTACCAAATCGCTGGTTGAGGCGGTTCACGCAGGTACCGGCTTGGGAGGCATGCATGGGGGGATGGGCGATGCATTTCGTGGGAATCTGGAATACGAGTGGATGGTGGGGGGGCACTTCCTGGCTCATCCGCATGTCGGTTTGTTTGAGGTCGATGTCTGCCAACCCGCCCATCCCGCAGTCGCAGCCTTGCCGGAACGCTTCACCTATGATTCCGAGCAATATTATATGATGGTCGACCCGGCGGTTGACGTCCTTGCGACCACGGAGTACCGGACCGCCGGGGGGCCGGTGACGATGCCAGTGGTTTGGACCCGGAACTGGGGGCAGGGCCGTGTCTTTTATTCGGCGCTCGGCCATACGCTCGCGGAATTTGATGCACATCCGTATGTGCTCCAGATGACCGTAGCCGGGCTGCTCTGGGCCATGCGCTAA